In Kitasatospora gansuensis, a genomic segment contains:
- a CDS encoding MFS transporter, producing MRTLRAVRSFPLPVRLLLVNQLGVNTGFYLLIPYLATHLGQDLGLSAVAVGLVLGVRNLSQQGLFILGGSAADRLGARGVIIAGCALRTLGFGLFALGDGLAVLLAASVLSGLAGALFNPAVRTYLAHESGERKAEAFALFNVFATTGALLGPLLGTALLLVDFRAAALTAAGIFALLTVAQACVLPPRPVPPPSTGVLGDWREVLGDRRFLAFALALVGLYALESQLYLLLADQARQVTGWDGAVSLLFLTSTVANLTLQLRITRSLQQRGTRGRWIALGLLVAGLGFLPPLLAGGLAPLLLTVLLLHTGVMIAQPFVQELIPAFGRSSLTGTYYGVFYLVSGLAAALGNAAVGWAMDIADWAPWLLCCALGLTCALAVARQRARLPDPTVRHLIGEPI from the coding sequence GTGAGGACCCTGCGCGCCGTACGGAGCTTCCCGCTGCCCGTACGGCTCCTGCTGGTCAACCAACTGGGCGTCAACACCGGCTTCTACCTGCTGATCCCGTACCTGGCCACCCACCTCGGGCAGGACCTCGGCCTGTCGGCGGTGGCGGTCGGCCTGGTGCTCGGGGTGCGCAACCTCAGCCAGCAGGGCCTGTTCATCCTGGGCGGCTCGGCCGCCGACCGGCTGGGCGCCCGGGGGGTGATCATCGCGGGCTGTGCGCTGCGCACCCTCGGCTTCGGCCTGTTCGCGCTCGGCGACGGGCTGGCCGTCCTGCTGGCCGCCTCGGTGCTCAGCGGACTGGCCGGGGCGCTGTTCAACCCGGCCGTGCGCACCTACCTGGCGCACGAGTCGGGGGAGCGGAAGGCCGAGGCGTTCGCCCTGTTCAACGTCTTCGCCACCACGGGCGCGCTGCTCGGCCCGCTGCTCGGCACCGCCCTGCTGCTGGTCGACTTCCGTGCCGCCGCGCTCACCGCCGCCGGGATCTTCGCCCTGCTGACGGTGGCTCAGGCCTGCGTGCTGCCGCCCCGGCCGGTACCGCCACCGAGCACCGGCGTGCTCGGGGACTGGCGCGAAGTCCTCGGCGACCGCCGGTTCCTGGCCTTCGCGCTGGCCCTGGTCGGCCTGTACGCGCTGGAGAGCCAGCTCTACCTGCTGCTGGCGGACCAGGCGCGCCAGGTCACCGGCTGGGACGGCGCGGTCAGCCTGCTCTTCCTGACCAGCACGGTCGCCAACCTCACCCTGCAACTGCGAATAACCCGCTCGCTCCAGCAGCGTGGCACCCGGGGCCGGTGGATCGCCCTGGGGCTGCTGGTGGCCGGCCTCGGCTTCCTGCCGCCGCTGCTGGCAGGCGGGTTGGCGCCCCTGCTGCTCACCGTCCTGCTGCTGCACACCGGCGTGATGATCGCTCAGCCCTTCGTCCAGGAGCTGATACCCGCCTTCGGTCGGAGCAGCCTGACCGGCACCTACTACGGCGTCTTCTACCTGGTCTCCGGACTGGCCGCCGCGCTCGGCAACGCGGCAGTCGGCTGGGCGATGGACATCGCCGACTGGGCCCCCTGGCTGCTCTGCTGCGCCCTCGGCCTGACCTGCGCCCTCGCCGTCGCCCGCCAACGGGCCCGGCTGCCCGACCCGACCGTCCGACACCTGATCGGAGAGCCGATATGA